CAGCCGATgtattttgggggggggggggggggggggtagtgAAGAGAGAGAGGCTAAGCAAATGGGCAATGATAACAAGAGCTGCCCCATCTTGGATCTAAAACTTGTGCGTACTAAAAAGAGGAGGATAGGcaaaatgatttgatttggatttaAATTCAGTTTAAACATTGGTTTCATTTCGAAAGGCCATAAATTTGAAAGGGATGCATGGATTGGGTTTGGGAGGGAGGGGGGTCCATGACCGTGAGAAGTGGACGAGCTGCCCGTATCTGCTGGTGCCGGCCGGGTCCCACTGGATGAAAGTGTAATTTCAATGATTGTTTAAtgctatattatttttatttttatttttaaaataaataatagtaatagaGGATCGCTGGTtttggagatatatatatacatgttctAATTGCTGACATTGTGCTTATCCCCTCCTCGACCTTATCACCTCTCTGTCTTTGtcttgtaaataaattaaattaaattaaattaaatctctcaATGTCCCCGTGAGAAATAGACTTATGGCGGGCGGCTTTATTTCAAGTTTCTGggattttaaatttcatttaaaacaTGCAAACATTCTATaccaaacttaaaaatataaccTGACCTGAccaaattattctttttttttttattttccggTAATTATAGTATGCTATTAATTGCATAACAATACACGTGTTATTATTTGTGAGCTATTTAATTTTGatcttcaaatatattttaGCATATATTGTTTGAATGACATAACGCAATcgttgaatttgaaatgaatgtGTCTACATATATATTCAGTCGGTCGCAAATGGCAGAGAATGGGCGTTGGGAGATTGGGTTTCAGTGGTTGACCTCAACGATGAAATTCGGCCAAGTGGACGGCGGTTATAGTTGGCCGATAAGAGCTTGACCCTCTAGAATATTTCATTCATACGGAGTAGCTTGGTTGCGTCCACGTTTCTCATGGCTATTGGGCACTCGAAGAAAGATGAACGAACGGATGGGTACGAATAAGTAATCACGATTAAAGAGCAAGCACTTGTTACAATTCAGTATAACAAAACAAATGGTGTTACAATTtagtaaaacaaaacaaatggtATGCTTGATTTCTATAAATTACAAGTCGTAGCAAAGCAAACACAGCGGTAAGAAGCCTAATCGGTTACGAGGAGAGGAATCAAACTGTCATCTTGTGTTAGTGGAAGATTTGCTTGAGAGCTTGCACTTGCCTGGATGATGGTCTTGATTAATCTTGGGCACCAAAATTCGACCCACAAGATCTCAAGAAACACGTTTAAATCTGCATTGTATCAACTTGCTTGAGCTCGAACAAATGCCGCCGCCCCTTGATTTGGGCAACAAATCCAACCCAGAAGCTCTCAAGGAACACTTGTAAATCTGCATTACCTACGATAGGAATTAGCATATGTCAACATCATCAAAATCTAACCACCTCGATCAAGCATGTCTACCAAGGTCATCCTTCTTGGAAACCTTGGTGGCAACCTCATGTACATGGCATCCTCAATTGCAATTGGCAAATGTGTTGCCACGATGACGATCCCACCTTTCCTTCGATGCTCTGCTATAATGTACTCAAGCAGCTTCACCCCGTCATCATCCAGTGCCACTGAAGGCTCATCAAGCAACCAAATCGGCCGATCAATCGCCAACAATCTAGCAAGCTGCACCCTCTTCCTTTGGCCCATCGAGAGCATTcttgccttttcttttgccAATCTCCCAAGACCCATCAGTTCCAAAGCAGGGAGAGACTTGCCTTGCTTGCCTTCAAGAACTTCAAACCACTGCACATTGTCGAGGACTGTGAACTTGTCTTTGATGGCATCCTTCAGAGAGAGCCAGTTAAGCTGAAGCTTGTACTGGTGGAAAATTCCCGATTCAGTTATATCATGACCATTCCAGAGGATCTCTCCAGCTGAAGGTTTGGAGAACCCAGCTAACATGCGTAGGAAAGTAGTTTTCCCTGACCCATTGGTTCCTGTCAGCACAAGCGCACCACCATCATGCAGTGAGACATTTACATGTCGCAGAATTTGTTGGGCATTTCTCATGCAAGAAACATTGTTGAGGAGAAGCCGAGGGATTGGAGGTCTTCGGAGAGACATTTTAAATCACAAGTAATTGCAATGGTCCAAATTAGACATACTCCAAAAGCCAATGCGACTTGATTTAGAAGTGGCAGTAGTAAGCTGATAATTGACCCAAGATATCCCCTGTGATGAATATGAGGAAAGGAAATGATATATCAATCACTCGAGGTAAAATATATAATCCAAATAACTATTATCAAAGTTAGGATTAAATCATCAAACAGTGGAATTAGCTCAAGGACAAATTCTAGTAAAACCAAAATTGTCTTATGCAACAAAATTAAGTTATCGAGTGAGGAAAGACCCCCATAGATGAACAATTTTGGGGTACATGAAACATGGTTGAACATATAAACCATAGTTTGGGGAGCAAGGGGGGCCTACTCCAAGCTAAAGTTTAGTGTATATTTATCTCAGGaagatttaaaaaagaaaaattgaagaaaaaactATAAAACTAATTCACAAATTAG
This genomic stretch from Diospyros lotus cultivar Yz01 chromosome 1, ASM1463336v1, whole genome shotgun sequence harbors:
- the LOC127806883 gene encoding ABC transporter I family member 1 — encoded protein: MSLRRPPIPRLLLNNVSCMRNAQQILRHVNVSLHDGGALVLTGTNGSGKTTFLRMLAGFSKPSAGEILWNGHDITESGIFHQYKLQLNWLSLKDAIKDKFTVLDNVQWFEVLEGKQGKSLPALELMGLGRLAKEKARMLSMGQRKRVQLARLLAIDRPIWLLDEPSVALDDDGVKLLEYIIAEHRRKGGIVIVATHLPIAIEDAMYMRLPPRFPRRMTLVDMLDRGG